Part of the Synechococcales cyanobacterium T60_A2020_003 genome, GCATCGAAGCTTTGCCTTCAGTAACCCGACACTGAGGGTGATCGATACTTGCTACAAGTCAGAACCATAGCAAGAGCAACGTCATACCAACGGGCTATTGCGGATCGACCGCCCCTAGAAACATCTCTAAAACATTAATGTAAGACGTTCCCGTAGGCGTGGAACCTGTTTGCAAAGGGTCAGCTCATTCCCTTCGTGGTTCCAATGAACACGATCGAACACCTGATATAAGATATATAACCCTCGACCACATTCCTCTACATCATGAATGGCTTCTTGGGAACAGTCCAATTCATTAGCACAAGGTGAAGGTTGGAATCCTGCACCTTGGTCGGAAATAACCCACCAATACTGACCATCCATCCAGGAGAAGCGTACCAGCACTGTTTTGTTGGGATCCAGGTTGTTTCCGTGCTTGGATGCGTTGACCAACGCTTCTTGAAGTCCCAGCCGTATATCTTCCCGCAGACGCGGAGGAACATTCATCAGGAGCAAATCGAGAACTGGGCGAAGGTGGAGAGTGGAGGCGAAACTTACTGTGCCCCACCTACGACCATTGGGACGTAGTGAGATAGCAATCACGCAAAACCCCTCACTAGATTCAAGACTAACTTAGACGTCCTTGGAACGACCGCGAGACTGGATGCAGTTCCCATGCAATCTACTCCCAGGATTCAAGTACTGCCCTCACTCTTTTGCATGCACTTAAAGTATTGAATAAATTACACACTTAACTATTGTAAATCACATAAAGAGTGAATCGAAGCATGATGTTTATATCTTATCACATTCCCCAAGAGACTTGCGTTTCGCGTCCAGTTCTTTGCCTCTCTAGGACTTACGTTCGCAGTCAACTAGAGCACGCGTATTACTAGCAAGCAGTTCTGGTTATGATTGTTTCGGGTATAAGCGAGGTAATCAGCAACACGACGCATCAACATCAGACCGCGTCCACTTTCTGCGGTTAATTTGACGGTTTCAGGTGTTTGCTGTAACAGTGCATCGAAACCTATTGGATGCCCTTGATCCCAAATCTGAATTGCGACGGCTCGTTGGTAAATGGAAATGTTGACTCGAATTGGGGTTTCTACAGGTAGATGTTTATGAGCATGGCGAACAGCATTATCAAAGCCTTCGATGAGGGCTGTTTGGCACTCTAACCACACCTCTGAAGATACATGGTCAGGGTGGAGGTTTACAAACCAGTCAAGCACGTCTAAAACGGCGTTTGATCGCGTCTCAGTTGTAAATTCAGCGCTGTGAAGAAGTGTTTCAGTCTTCAAACTTGCTGGGGTAATCGGTGGTTTGGATAGGGACTCCATAGCGCGATCGCCATTTGTGTAGTTGACCTAAAATCAGCCTAGGACATGGGCAGCCAGGATTGCATTGTGGTGCTTAGATTTAGCCCATATGATTTAGCCCATATATGCCCATATGATTTAGCCCGTATATAGAGTATTCATTTATTCTACATAGGATGTTAGGGCTAGGTAGTACATCCGTGTGTTGCTGGATGTATGGGAGATGCCCTGACAAACGGCACTGACAAACAAGAAAATGGATGATTACGGTTCTATCTTCCCAGCAAAGTTGTACTTACGATATCGGTGGGGAGATTAGCTTAACAATTAGTGTGCTTGTATTGTGCCTTGGGAACCTCCGAGGCGATCGCCCCAGTGCTGCAGTCATAATTCTAAGCATGACGCTTTGCGTCAGTTAGGGATTTAGAGATAGATTGAGGATTTAGAATACCTGCACGTTGTGGGTTCGAAACTCCAACTGGTTACTCTTGAAGCGCTCTGCCCTTGGAAAGATATGGATCGATTGAATCTCAGCATCGTTCAGCAATTTTGGGCGATCGCCCGAACCTATTGGAGCAGCGAGGAGAAATGGCAAGCGCGAGGCTTTCTCCTCAGTGTTGTGCTTCTCTTGCTAGCCTACACAGGCTTGGGTGTGGTGCTGAACAATAAGCGGGGCGTTCTGATTTCGGCGCTTTCGGCCCATGATGAATCTCGATTTTGGCAAACGGTGGTCATCTTCATTGGGGTGCTTGTGGCGTATGCGCCCTTGCTAGCAGGCTACACCTATCTACGCGATCGCCTGAGTTTGCAGTGGCGCAAATGGCTGACCCATCGGTTTGTCGATCGCTATCTTCCGGTGGTGACGTCGGATGCCCAGGTGGAACGTCCTTACTACACGCTGCAAGTTCTGACCTCTGAAATCGATAACCCTGATCAGCGGATTGCTGAAGATATTCGCAGTTTTACCCAAGAGTCGCTGGCTCTTTTGCTGGTGCTTGTGGAGTCGATTCTTTCTGTCATCGCCTTTAGCAGCGTCCTGTGGGGAATTTCGCGGCTCCTCGTCCTGTTTCTAGTGTTGTATGCGGTGGTGGGTACACTCGT contains:
- a CDS encoding ATP-binding protein, translated to MIAISLRPNGRRWGTVSFASTLHLRPVLDLLLMNVPPRLREDIRLGLQEALVNASKHGNNLDPNKTVLVRFSWMDGQYWWVISDQGAGFQPSPCANELDCSQEAIHDVEECGRGLYILYQVFDRVHWNHEGNELTLCKQVPRLRERLTLMF
- a CDS encoding anti-sigma regulatory factor, which translates into the protein MKTETLLHSAEFTTETRSNAVLDVLDWFVNLHPDHVSSEVWLECQTALIEGFDNAVRHAHKHLPVETPIRVNISIYQRAVAIQIWDQGHPIGFDALLQQTPETVKLTAESGRGLMLMRRVADYLAYTRNNHNQNCLLVIRVL